The proteins below are encoded in one region of Deltaproteobacteria bacterium:
- a CDS encoding ribulose-phosphate 3-epimerase, with the protein MTPVALAPSILSADFARLGEQVAEVEAAGADRIHVDVMDGHFVPNITIGPVVVRSLRRVTRLPLEAHLMIAEPDRYLATFADAGADGLIVHVEGAVHLHRTLESIGRLGKRVGLALNPATPIATLEEVLPELDLVLVMTVDPGFGGQEFIASTLPKIRRVRELLDRERPECELEVDGGIHPETAPRVVEAGARVLVAGSAVFEDPAGVRAGMQRLRASLGG; encoded by the coding sequence ATGACCCCGGTCGCCCTCGCGCCGTCCATCCTCTCCGCCGACTTCGCGCGCCTCGGTGAGCAGGTCGCCGAGGTGGAGGCGGCGGGCGCCGACCGGATCCACGTCGACGTCATGGATGGACACTTCGTGCCGAACATCACGATCGGCCCCGTGGTGGTCCGCTCGCTTCGCCGGGTGACCCGGCTCCCGCTGGAGGCTCATCTGATGATCGCGGAGCCCGATCGCTACCTCGCGACGTTCGCCGATGCGGGGGCGGATGGGCTCATCGTGCACGTGGAGGGTGCCGTTCACCTCCACCGCACCCTCGAGTCGATCGGCAGGCTCGGCAAGCGCGTGGGCCTCGCGCTCAACCCCGCCACGCCCATCGCGACGCTCGAGGAGGTGCTGCCCGAGCTCGACCTCGTGCTCGTGATGACGGTCGATCCGGGCTTCGGCGGCCAGGAGTTCATCGCGAGCACGCTGCCGAAGATCCGTCGCGTCCGCGAGCTCCTCGACCGCGAGCGGCCCGAGTGCGAGCTCGAGGTGGACGGCGGCATCCACCCCGAGACGGCGCCGCGCGTGGTCGAGGCGGGAGCGCGAGTGCTGGTGGCGGGCTCCGCCGTCTTCGA
- a CDS encoding aldo/keto reductase, with the protein MEYAKIPGTDLSPSRIGLGTWAIGGWMWGGTDEARSIHTICAALDRGITLIDTAPAYGQGRSEEIVGKAVACWGRRERVILATKVGLEWRSGGDVVRNASRGRIMREIAASLRRLRTDYIDIYQVHWPDPLIPIEETAEALHRLYEKGLIRAIGVSNYSPEQMDVFRHAAPLHTAQPPYNLFEREAEEDVLPYCLWHGIATLTYGALCRGLLSGRMRPDTRFGGDDLRHSDPKFRPPRYAQYLRAVAALERVARQWYARSVLAVALRWVLDQPGVQVALWGARSPEQLEPLDEVTGWSLDADAKRAIDALVRETVTDPVGPEFMAPPARARPPREAMLAHGAASGS; encoded by the coding sequence ATGGAGTACGCGAAGATCCCGGGCACGGACCTGTCGCCTTCGCGCATCGGGCTCGGCACCTGGGCAATCGGCGGCTGGATGTGGGGCGGAACCGACGAGGCGCGCTCGATCCACACGATCTGCGCGGCCCTCGACCGCGGGATCACGCTGATCGACACGGCGCCCGCCTACGGCCAGGGCCGGTCCGAAGAGATCGTCGGCAAGGCGGTGGCGTGCTGGGGGCGGCGCGAGCGCGTCATCCTGGCCACCAAGGTCGGGCTCGAGTGGCGGAGCGGTGGCGACGTGGTCCGGAATGCGAGCCGCGGACGGATCATGCGCGAGATCGCCGCCTCCTTGCGGCGCCTCCGCACCGACTACATCGACATCTACCAGGTCCACTGGCCCGATCCGCTGATCCCCATCGAGGAGACGGCGGAAGCGCTGCACCGGCTCTACGAGAAGGGGCTCATCCGCGCGATCGGGGTGAGCAACTACTCCCCCGAGCAGATGGACGTCTTCCGGCACGCGGCGCCCCTCCACACCGCGCAGCCGCCGTACAACCTGTTCGAGCGGGAGGCCGAGGAGGACGTGCTTCCCTACTGCCTGTGGCATGGCATCGCCACGCTGACCTACGGCGCGCTCTGCCGAGGGCTGCTCTCCGGGCGCATGCGGCCCGACACCCGCTTCGGCGGGGACGACCTCCGTCACAGCGACCCGAAGTTCCGCCCGCCGCGCTACGCGCAGTATCTGAGGGCGGTGGCCGCGCTCGAGCGCGTCGCTCGACAGTGGTACGCCAGGAGCGTGCTCGCGGTCGCCCTGCGCTGGGTGCTCGACCAGCCCGGCGTGCAGGTTGCGCTCTGGGGAGCCCGCAGCCCCGAGCAGCTCGAGCCGCTCGACGAGGTGACGGGATGGTCGCTCGACGCGGACGCGAAGCGGGCGATCGACGCGCTCGTGCGCGAGACCGTGACCGATCCCGTCGGCCCGGAGTTCATGGCGCCGCCGGCCCGCGCGCGGCCTCCGCGTGAGGCGATGCTCGCGCACGGGGCTGCCAGCGGGTCATGA
- a CDS encoding GAF domain-containing protein, which produces MAGAPASKARADHRAGTGAPGNHHRMLLDVSRATASHRDLPSLLRDLAGLLRRVASFDGLGLVLHDPASDVMRVHTLVGLRPVPQAENGLAVAESPTGLVWRTQQPLVVPRIDRETRFPVVTESLRADAMKSFCVLPLTSSLRRLGGLIFASREEDAFGRADVAFLLQLTGQVALAVDNTLHHEAAQRAQEELARERDRLRLLLDVNNTLVSNLEPRALFGVIARCLRRVVAHDYTSLSVYDPQRNAFDMWALEFAGKGLIKEHMSVPVEGSPAGTAFTAGRPVRFERADLAALSADIARLLLAEGIESVCSVPLTVHDRRLGTLNVGRLGGEPFTAGDAELLAAVANQVAFSVENALAFQEIAELKDKLTAEKVYLEDEIRTDYNFEEIVGDSPALKRVLHQVETVAPTDSAVLIRGETGTGKERIARAIHDLSGRRGRTFVKLNCAAIPTGLLESELFGHERGAFTGAIAQKIGRFQVANGGTLFLDEVGDIPLELQPKLLRVLQDQEFERLGSTRTIRVDVRVVAATNRNLEEMVAAGMFRNDLYYRLNVFPIVLPPLRERPDDIPALVRYFAQKFARRMKKRIETIPADAMAALCRYAWPGNVRELENAIERAVILTSGLVLRVPVSEFRGRVSPSGGATLEATEREAILRTLRETSWVLAGPHGAAARLGLKRTTLQSRMRKLGIHRAEP; this is translated from the coding sequence ATGGCGGGTGCGCCGGCGAGCAAGGCGCGCGCGGATCACCGCGCGGGCACGGGCGCGCCGGGGAACCACCACCGGATGCTGCTCGACGTCTCGCGCGCCACTGCCTCGCACCGGGATCTTCCCAGCCTGTTGCGTGACCTGGCCGGGCTCCTCCGCCGGGTTGCCAGCTTCGACGGGCTGGGGCTCGTGCTGCACGATCCAGCGAGTGACGTCATGCGGGTTCACACCTTGGTCGGCCTCCGTCCCGTCCCGCAGGCCGAGAACGGATTGGCCGTTGCGGAATCGCCCACCGGCCTCGTGTGGCGGACCCAGCAGCCCCTCGTCGTGCCGCGCATCGACCGCGAGACGCGCTTCCCCGTCGTCACGGAGAGCCTTCGTGCTGACGCGATGAAGTCGTTCTGCGTCCTCCCGCTCACCTCGTCGCTCCGCCGTCTCGGTGGGCTCATCTTCGCCAGCCGCGAGGAAGACGCCTTCGGGCGAGCCGACGTCGCGTTCCTGCTGCAGCTGACCGGCCAGGTGGCGCTCGCCGTCGACAACACCCTGCATCACGAGGCCGCCCAGCGCGCGCAGGAGGAGCTGGCGCGGGAACGCGATCGGCTCCGGCTGCTGCTCGACGTGAACAACACGCTCGTCTCCAACCTCGAGCCCCGCGCGCTCTTCGGGGTGATCGCGCGTTGCCTGCGGCGCGTCGTCGCCCACGACTACACGAGCCTCTCGGTCTACGATCCCCAGCGAAACGCGTTCGACATGTGGGCGCTCGAGTTCGCGGGCAAGGGGCTCATCAAGGAGCACATGTCGGTCCCGGTCGAGGGGTCGCCCGCGGGCACCGCGTTCACGGCGGGCAGGCCAGTGCGGTTCGAGCGGGCGGATCTCGCCGCGCTGTCGGCCGACATCGCTCGCCTGCTGCTCGCCGAAGGCATCGAGTCGGTGTGCAGCGTGCCGCTGACGGTCCACGACCGCCGGCTCGGAACGCTCAACGTCGGCCGGCTCGGCGGCGAGCCGTTCACCGCCGGGGACGCGGAGCTCCTCGCCGCCGTGGCGAACCAGGTGGCCTTCTCCGTCGAGAACGCGCTCGCGTTCCAGGAGATCGCCGAGTTGAAGGACAAGCTCACGGCAGAGAAGGTCTACCTGGAGGACGAGATCCGCACCGACTACAACTTCGAGGAGATCGTCGGCGACTCGCCGGCGCTGAAGCGCGTGCTGCATCAGGTGGAGACGGTTGCGCCGACGGATTCGGCGGTGCTCATCCGGGGCGAGACGGGCACGGGCAAGGAGCGGATCGCCCGCGCCATCCACGACCTGAGCGGGCGTCGCGGGCGGACGTTCGTCAAGCTCAACTGCGCCGCCATCCCGACGGGTCTCCTCGAGAGCGAGCTGTTCGGCCACGAGCGGGGCGCCTTCACGGGCGCCATTGCCCAGAAGATCGGCCGTTTTCAGGTGGCCAATGGCGGGACGCTCTTCCTCGACGAGGTCGGCGACATCCCGCTCGAGCTCCAGCCGAAGCTGCTGCGGGTGCTCCAGGACCAGGAGTTCGAGCGGCTCGGCAGCACGCGCACGATCCGGGTCGACGTCAGGGTGGTGGCGGCGACGAACCGGAACCTGGAGGAGATGGTCGCTGCCGGGATGTTCCGCAACGACCTGTACTATCGCTTGAACGTTTTCCCGATCGTGCTTCCGCCGCTTCGCGAACGCCCGGATGACATCCCGGCTCTCGTTCGCTACTTCGCGCAGAAGTTCGCGCGCCGCATGAAGAAGCGCATCGAGACCATCCCGGCGGACGCGATGGCGGCCCTGTGCCGCTACGCCTGGCCGGGCAACGTGCGCGAGCTCGAGAACGCCATCGAGCGCGCCGTCATCCTGACGAGCGGCCTCGTCCTTCGAGTGCCCGTCTCGGAGTTCCGCGGCCGTGTCTCGCCGTCCGGCGGCGCCACGCTCGAGGCAACGGAGCGCGAGGCCATCCTCCGCACGCTGCGCGAAACCAGCTGGGTGCTCGCCGGTCCGCACGGCGCGGCCGCTCGCTTGGGCCTCAAGCGGACCACGTTACAGTCCCGCATGCGCAAGCTCGGCATCCATCGCGCCGAGCCGTGA
- a CDS encoding cytochrome C produces MPQIFHPSTNTISRVSIAATVALVGLVAAVAGGLFESTYLTGVRVPREQPVPFSHAHHVGGLGIDCRYCHTTVETSSFAGIPATEVCMNCHKQIWSEAPMLEPVRASYRTGQPLHWNRVYDLPGFVYFDHSIHVAKGVGCVSCHGRVDEMPLLWRANTLYMNWCLGCHDEPWRFVRPREHVFDLDWRPSEDQETLGRRLVKEYGIMDREHLTSCYVCHR; encoded by the coding sequence ATGCCGCAGATCTTCCATCCGAGCACGAACACCATCTCGCGCGTCTCGATCGCGGCGACGGTCGCGCTCGTCGGCCTGGTCGCGGCGGTCGCCGGCGGACTGTTCGAATCTACCTACCTGACCGGCGTGCGCGTGCCGCGGGAGCAGCCCGTGCCCTTCAGCCACGCCCATCACGTGGGCGGCCTCGGCATCGACTGCCGGTACTGCCACACGACGGTCGAGACCTCGTCGTTCGCCGGCATACCGGCAACCGAGGTTTGCATGAACTGCCACAAGCAGATCTGGTCCGAGGCACCGATGCTGGAGCCCGTCCGCGCGAGCTACCGCACGGGCCAGCCGCTCCACTGGAACCGCGTCTACGACCTCCCCGGCTTCGTCTATTTCGACCACAGCATCCACGTGGCGAAGGGCGTCGGCTGCGTCAGCTGCCACGGGCGCGTGGACGAGATGCCGCTCCTGTGGCGCGCGAACACTCTCTACATGAATTGGTGCCTCGGCTGTCACGACGAGCCGTGGCGCTTCGTCCGCCCGCGCGAGCACGTCTTCGACCTCGACTGGCGGCCGAGCGAGGACCAGGAGACGCTCGGGCGCCGGCTCGTGAAGGAGTACGGCATCATGGATCGCGAGCACCTGACCAGCTGCTACGTCTGCCACCGATGA
- a CDS encoding 4Fe-4S dicluster domain-containing protein — protein MTELDAVRSRLASARGEHYWRTLEEVADSAAFQELLARELPAAASLWLDPMRRRSFLKLMAAALALGGLGSCGERPSEPIVPYVRAPEGIVPGRPLYFATAMPSAGGLGLGLLVESHLGRPIKVEGNPRHPASLGATDAFAQASVLTLYDPERLQAVTFGGAIRTWPDFLASCRAALGVQRARHGAGLRILTETVTSPTLGGQLRAVLEAYPEARWHQWEPARADAVRAGTLAAFGDDVRPLHRLADADVIVALDADFLGCGPAHLAHVREFAARRRPGQAMNRLYVAESGLTPTGAKADHRLPVRAADVALLARALAAAAGVAGVSAPAADQIPARWVQAVAHDLGRHRGRSLVVAGETQPAEVQALAHLTNAALGNVGHTVAYVPAAEVRSEDQLASLHELVDDMAAGRVELLVVLGGDPAFNAPADLPFAEAMAKVPLRVHLSLYANDTAARSHWVVPAAHYLESWGDVRAFDGTVTIVQPLIAPLYAGESAPELLAVLAEGPARAGYDIVRTRWQAERRGADFDDAWRSWLEAGIVPGTALATRYVLPRRAPAPAPARPGGERGLEVVFRPDPMVHDGRFAANAWLQELPRPVSRLTWDNTVQVAPTTAASLGVQTEDVVDVVFRGRTISAPVLVAPGQAEGSLTVHFGYGGRGPFREHGFNAYTIRPSDALWFGAGLEIRPTAERRALARTQHHQRMEGRDIVRASPIERYHASAEREPTGSAHARESLYPAWDYPGYRWGMAIDLSACVGCNACVVACQAENNIPVVGKTEVLRGREMHWLRIDTYFTGDPAAPDAYFMPVPCMHCENAPCEVVCPVEATVHGAEGLNEMVYNRCVGTRYCSNNCPYKVRRFNFFEYSRWNAESLKLLYNPDVTVRSRGVMEKCTYCVQRIVQTRIAAEKEGRRIRDGEVVTACQQACPAEAIVFGDLNDEASRVRLLKTERRNYSLLEELNTRPRTTYLASLSNPNPELA, from the coding sequence ATGACCGAGCTCGATGCCGTCCGCAGCCGGCTCGCCAGCGCGCGCGGCGAGCACTACTGGCGCACGCTCGAGGAGGTCGCCGATTCGGCCGCGTTCCAGGAGCTGCTCGCGCGCGAGCTGCCGGCCGCCGCGTCGCTCTGGCTCGACCCGATGCGGCGACGCTCCTTCCTGAAGCTCATGGCGGCGGCGCTCGCGCTCGGCGGCCTCGGCAGCTGCGGCGAGCGCCCGTCGGAGCCGATCGTGCCCTACGTGCGGGCCCCCGAGGGCATCGTCCCGGGCCGGCCGCTCTACTTCGCGACCGCGATGCCGTCCGCGGGCGGTCTCGGCCTCGGCCTCCTGGTCGAGAGCCACCTCGGGCGGCCGATCAAGGTGGAGGGCAACCCGCGCCATCCGGCAAGCCTCGGGGCAACGGACGCGTTTGCCCAGGCCTCGGTCCTGACGCTCTACGACCCGGAGCGACTCCAGGCGGTCACCTTCGGCGGCGCCATCCGCACCTGGCCGGACTTCCTCGCCTCCTGCCGCGCGGCGCTCGGCGTGCAGCGCGCGCGGCACGGCGCCGGCCTGCGCATCCTCACCGAGACCGTCACCTCGCCCACCCTCGGCGGGCAGCTCCGCGCCGTCCTCGAGGCGTATCCGGAAGCGCGCTGGCACCAGTGGGAGCCCGCCAGGGCCGACGCGGTCCGTGCCGGGACGCTCGCCGCCTTCGGCGACGACGTGCGACCGCTTCACCGCCTGGCCGACGCGGACGTCATCGTGGCGCTCGACGCGGACTTCCTCGGCTGCGGGCCCGCGCACCTCGCGCACGTACGCGAATTCGCGGCCCGCCGGCGGCCCGGACAGGCGATGAACCGACTCTACGTTGCGGAGAGCGGGCTCACGCCGACGGGCGCGAAGGCGGACCATCGCCTCCCCGTGCGCGCGGCCGACGTGGCGCTGCTCGCCCGAGCACTCGCCGCCGCCGCCGGCGTCGCGGGGGTATCGGCGCCAGCCGCCGACCAGATCCCTGCTCGCTGGGTCCAGGCCGTGGCCCACGACCTCGGCCGCCACCGCGGGCGAAGCCTCGTGGTCGCGGGCGAGACGCAGCCGGCGGAGGTCCAGGCGCTCGCACACCTGACGAACGCCGCCCTCGGCAACGTGGGCCACACCGTCGCCTACGTGCCGGCGGCCGAGGTGCGGTCGGAGGATCAGCTCGCCTCCCTGCACGAGCTCGTCGACGACATGGCGGCGGGCCGCGTCGAGCTGCTGGTCGTGCTCGGCGGCGACCCGGCGTTCAACGCGCCAGCCGACCTGCCCTTCGCCGAGGCCATGGCGAAGGTCCCGCTCCGCGTGCATCTGTCCCTCTACGCCAACGACACCGCGGCGCGCTCGCACTGGGTCGTTCCCGCCGCCCACTACCTCGAGTCGTGGGGCGACGTGCGCGCCTTCGACGGCACGGTGACGATCGTGCAGCCGCTCATCGCTCCGCTCTACGCCGGCGAGTCCGCGCCCGAGCTGCTCGCCGTCCTCGCCGAGGGGCCGGCGCGCGCCGGCTACGACATCGTGCGCACCCGATGGCAGGCCGAGCGGCGGGGCGCCGACTTCGACGACGCGTGGCGGAGCTGGCTCGAGGCCGGCATCGTCCCCGGGACGGCGCTCGCGACGCGCTACGTCCTCCCCCGCCGGGCGCCGGCGCCAGCGCCGGCGCGGCCGGGCGGCGAGCGGGGCCTCGAGGTCGTCTTCCGTCCCGATCCGATGGTGCACGACGGGCGCTTCGCGGCGAACGCCTGGCTCCAGGAGCTGCCGCGTCCCGTGAGCCGTCTCACCTGGGACAATACCGTGCAGGTGGCGCCGACGACCGCAGCGAGCCTCGGCGTGCAGACCGAGGACGTGGTCGACGTCGTCTTCCGCGGTCGAACAATATCGGCACCGGTCTTGGTGGCGCCCGGGCAGGCCGAGGGCTCGCTCACCGTCCACTTCGGGTACGGCGGCCGCGGCCCCTTCCGCGAGCACGGCTTCAACGCGTACACCATCCGCCCGTCCGACGCGCTCTGGTTCGGCGCCGGGCTCGAGATCCGACCGACGGCCGAGCGCCGCGCGCTCGCGCGCACGCAGCACCACCAGCGCATGGAAGGGCGCGACATCGTGCGCGCGTCCCCGATCGAGCGCTACCACGCGAGTGCCGAGCGGGAGCCGACCGGATCCGCGCACGCCCGGGAGAGCCTCTACCCGGCGTGGGACTATCCCGGGTATCGCTGGGGAATGGCGATCGATCTGAGCGCCTGCGTCGGCTGCAACGCCTGCGTCGTCGCCTGCCAGGCCGAGAACAACATCCCGGTGGTCGGCAAGACCGAGGTGCTGCGCGGGCGGGAGATGCACTGGCTCCGGATCGACACCTACTTCACCGGGGATCCGGCCGCGCCCGACGCCTACTTCATGCCCGTTCCCTGCATGCACTGCGAGAACGCCCCCTGCGAGGTGGTGTGTCCCGTCGAGGCTACGGTGCACGGCGCCGAGGGCCTCAACGAGATGGTCTACAACCGGTGCGTCGGCACGCGCTACTGCTCCAACAACTGCCCCTACAAGGTCCGGCGCTTCAACTTCTTCGAGTACTCGCGCTGGAACGCCGAGAGCCTGAAGCTGCTCTACAATCCCGACGTCACCGTGCGGAGCCGCGGGGTGATGGAGAAGTGCACGTACTGCGTGCAGCGCATCGTGCAGACTCGGATCGCCGCCGAGAAGGAGGGCCGCCGGATCCGCGACGGCGAGGTCGTGACGGCCTGCCAGCAGGCCTGCCCGGCCGAGGCGATCGTGTTCGGCGACCTGAACGACGAGGCGAGCCGGGTGCGGCTGCTCAAGACAGAACGGCGCAACTACTCCCTGCTCGAGGAGCTCAACACGCGGCCGCGGACCACGTATCTGGCGTCCCTCTCGAACCCCAACCCCGAGCTCGCCTGA
- a CDS encoding hydrogenase, producing the protein MSTPAAPSESAPPPVIGAPHTYTSITDKIAGIVLARRARRGWLLGFAVGLGLFTLLVVAVTALLSVGIGIWGVNIPVAWGFAIANFVWWIGIGHAGTLISAILLLLRQEWRQSINRFAEAMTIFAVMCAGLFPLLHLGRPQFFYWLVPYPNTMSLWPQFRSPLVWDVFAVSTYFTISLLFWYVGLIPDLATLRDRSQSRIGRVAYGVFALGWRGSARHWQRYEVAYLLLAGLATPLVVSVHTVVSFDFSVAQLPGWHSTIFPPYFVAGAIFSGFAMVITLAIPLRAAYGLHDLITERHLQNMAKILLATGLIVAYGYFMEAFMAWYGGNPFERYVLLNRLVGPYRFGFWGMLLFNVALPQLLWLQRVRRSAMALFVVAVFVNVGMWLERFVIVVESLHRDFLPSSWGMYYPTFWDWATLFGSFGVFLTFFFLFIRFIPMISIAEMRMLLDEERKEAAA; encoded by the coding sequence ATGTCGACGCCGGCCGCGCCGTCCGAGAGCGCCCCCCCGCCCGTCATCGGCGCGCCGCACACCTATACCTCGATCACCGACAAGATCGCCGGCATCGTCCTCGCGCGACGGGCGCGGCGCGGCTGGCTCCTCGGCTTCGCGGTCGGGCTCGGCCTCTTCACGCTGCTCGTGGTGGCGGTCACGGCGCTGCTCTCCGTCGGCATCGGCATCTGGGGCGTCAACATCCCGGTCGCCTGGGGCTTCGCGATCGCGAACTTCGTCTGGTGGATCGGCATCGGTCACGCCGGCACGCTGATCTCGGCGATCCTGCTCCTCCTCCGCCAGGAGTGGCGGCAGTCCATCAACCGCTTCGCGGAGGCGATGACCATCTTCGCCGTCATGTGCGCCGGGCTCTTCCCGCTCCTCCACCTGGGCCGCCCGCAGTTCTTCTACTGGCTCGTCCCGTACCCCAACACGATGTCGCTCTGGCCGCAGTTCCGGAGCCCGCTCGTGTGGGACGTGTTCGCGGTGTCCACCTACTTCACGATCTCGCTGCTGTTCTGGTACGTCGGGCTCATCCCCGACCTCGCCACGCTCCGCGACCGCTCGCAGAGCCGCATCGGACGCGTCGCCTACGGTGTGTTCGCGCTCGGCTGGCGAGGCTCCGCGCGGCACTGGCAGCGGTACGAGGTCGCCTACCTGCTGCTCGCCGGCCTCGCCACGCCGCTCGTCGTCTCGGTCCACACCGTCGTCAGCTTCGACTTCTCGGTCGCCCAGCTGCCGGGGTGGCACTCGACGATCTTCCCGCCCTACTTCGTCGCGGGCGCGATCTTCTCGGGCTTCGCGATGGTCATCACGCTCGCCATCCCGCTGCGCGCGGCCTACGGCCTGCACGACCTCATCACCGAGCGCCACCTCCAGAACATGGCCAAGATCCTGCTCGCCACCGGCCTGATCGTCGCCTACGGCTACTTCATGGAGGCGTTCATGGCGTGGTACGGCGGCAATCCCTTCGAGCGCTACGTCCTCCTGAACCGGCTGGTCGGTCCGTACCGCTTCGGCTTCTGGGGGATGCTCCTCTTCAACGTCGCCCTGCCGCAGCTCCTCTGGCTGCAGCGCGTGCGGCGCAGCGCGATGGCGCTGTTCGTGGTGGCCGTCTTCGTGAACGTCGGCATGTGGCTCGAGCGCTTCGTGATCGTCGTCGAGTCGCTGCACCGGGATTTCCTGCCCTCCTCGTGGGGCATGTACTACCCGACGTTCTGGGACTGGGCGACGCTCTTCGGCTCGTTCGGGGTCTTCCTCACCTTCTTCTTCCTCTTCATCCGGTTCATCCCGATGATCTCGATCGCCGAGATGCGCATGCTGCTCGACGAGGAGCGGAAGGAGGCCGCGGCGTGA
- a CDS encoding DUF3341 domain-containing protein: MIAQRAIWGLLAEFESPETLLVAARRVREAGYRRIDACVPFPVEGLTEALGFRRTGIPLLVLAGALSGAAGAYFMQWYAMGVWYPLNVGGRPLNSWPLFIPITFELAVLVGGLTAVLGMLALNRLPTPYHPLFNVPRFARATQDRFFLVINSRDARFDRGGTAELLRGLGAAEVSEVAR; encoded by the coding sequence GTGATCGCGCAGCGGGCGATCTGGGGGTTGCTCGCCGAGTTCGAGAGTCCCGAGACGCTGCTCGTGGCGGCGCGCCGGGTGCGCGAAGCCGGGTACCGTCGAATCGATGCCTGCGTGCCCTTCCCGGTCGAGGGTCTCACCGAGGCGCTCGGCTTTCGGCGCACCGGTATCCCGCTGCTCGTCCTCGCCGGGGCGCTCTCCGGGGCCGCGGGCGCCTACTTCATGCAGTGGTACGCGATGGGCGTCTGGTACCCGCTCAACGTCGGCGGCCGGCCGCTCAACAGCTGGCCGCTGTTCATCCCGATCACCTTCGAGCTGGCGGTGCTGGTGGGCGGACTCACCGCGGTGCTCGGGATGCTCGCCCTGAACCGGCTCCCGACGCCGTACCATCCTTTGTTCAACGTGCCGCGCTTCGCCCGCGCGACGCAGGACCGCTTCTTCCTGGTAATCAATTCGCGCGACGCGCGCTTCGACCGGGGCGGCACGGCGGAGCTGCTGCGCGGCCTCGGGGCCGCGGAGGTGTCCGAAGTTGCGCGCTGA
- a CDS encoding cytochrome c, whose protein sequence is MRDQPRCEPLGPSRLFADGRCAREPVAGTVARGGARDPLAAVDPKSDRLPVALSRDLLARGHERYDIYCSPCHDRVGTGGGMVVQRGYTAPPSFHVDRLRQAPVGHLVDVMMHGWGAMPPYAAQVPPADRWAIAAYIRALQRSQHARLDDLPPDERARLAAEPPPS, encoded by the coding sequence ATGAGGGACCAGCCGCGCTGCGAGCCGCTCGGGCCGAGCCGGCTCTTCGCCGACGGGAGATGCGCGCGCGAGCCGGTGGCGGGGACGGTGGCGCGCGGTGGCGCGCGCGACCCGCTCGCCGCGGTGGACCCGAAGAGCGATCGGCTGCCGGTCGCGCTCTCGCGCGACCTCCTCGCGCGGGGGCACGAGCGCTACGACATCTACTGCTCCCCCTGCCACGACCGCGTCGGCACGGGCGGCGGCATGGTCGTCCAGCGCGGCTACACGGCGCCGCCGTCCTTCCACGTCGACCGCCTGCGGCAGGCGCCCGTGGGACACCTCGTCGACGTCATGATGCACGGCTGGGGAGCCATGCCGCCCTACGCCGCCCAGGTGCCGCCTGCCGACCGCTGGGCGATCGCCGCCTACATTCGCGCGCTCCAGCGGAGCCAGCACGCGCGGCTCGACGACCTGCCCCCCGATGAGCGGGCCCGGCTCGCGGCGGAGCCGCCGCCGTCATGA